A stretch of DNA from Patescibacteria group bacterium:
TAATGACCTTATGCACAGCCCCGACCACGGTCGGGGCTGGCACGTATTCTGTTTAATCTTTTATCTCGATTCCCATATTCTTTGCCGTTCCCTCTATTATCTTCATTGCTGCTTCAATATCATTAGCATTCAGATCTTCCATTTTCTTCTCGGCAATCTCTTTAATCTGCTGTTTAGTCACTTTTCCAACTTTATCTTTCTGCGGCACTCCTGACCCCTTTTCAATATTAGCCGCTTTTTTTAATAAATCAGCTGCCGGAGAGGTTTTTAATTTAAATTCAAATGTCCTGTCAGTATAAATGGTAATTTCCGCAGGAATTATATCTCCTACCTTTTCTTTGGTAGCTTCATTAAATTTAGAACAAAAATCCTGAAGATTCAATCCATGAGGACCCAGAATAGTGCCAACTGGCGGAGCTGGATTAGCTCCTCCTGCTGGAAGCTGTATTTTTACAATAGTTTTTATTTCTTTTGCCATATTTTAAATCTTTTTTACCTGTAAATAATCCAGTTCAACCGGAGTCTCCCTGCCGAACATATTCACCAAAACTTTGACTTTGCCTTTATCATGGTCAACTTCATTGATTTTTCCTTCGAAATCCTTGAATGGACCATCGGTTATTTTTACAATATCTCCGACTTCCACATCAATCTTATAAGTCGCTTCTCCTTGATTTTCCTGTTTTAATATTTTCTTGATTTCCTCGTCAGAAACCGGCACTGGCGTAATTCCTGAACCAATAAACCCAGTTACCCGCGGGGTATTCCTGACCACGTACCAAGAATCGTCAGTCACAACCATCTCTACAAAAACATAATTCGGGAAAAGTTTTTCTTCTATTTCATGTCTTTTGCCACTTTTTATCTTTATTTTCCTTTCTTTAGGAACAACGACATTAAAAATCCTGTTTCCCATTCCTAATGACTCAATTCTCTGCTTTAAATTATAAGCCACTGTGTCTTCAGACGCAGGATAAGTGTGAATTGCATACCAATGTCTTTCTCCGGTTGTTTCTTGTTTCGGCATACCCCGTACTGAAACTTCGACATTTAAAACTAATTGTGCTGAAATTTCAGAATTTAATTAATTTTTATTTATAGATTATTTATTATCTTTGTGCCCCGATTGTGGTCCCGATAAATCGGGACCAGTCGAAGTTCTAATACGGGGCATATTATAATAAGAAATTGCTGACAATCCAAGTGAAAAGAAAATCGAATCCACCAAGAAAAACAGCCACAACAAAACTTAGCCCAATGACAATTAGGGTATATTTAGTGGTTTCCTGTCTCGTAGGCATATTAACCTTCTTAAGCTCTATTCTTACCTCTTTGAGGTAATTTGTTATTTTGCTGAAAATACTCATGTTTTTTAAAATGGCCATTGGGCCATCTTAATTAAGTATGGCCTTTTAAAAATTAAATGTCAAGATTGCGGACATTTTTGGCATGGGTTTGGATGAATTTTTTGCGCGGTGGGACTTCCGAACCCATTAAAATGTCAAAAATCCTGTCTGCTTCTTCAGCATCGGCAACTCTCACTTTTTTCATCATTCTCTTCTGCGGATCCATGGTAGTGTCCCATAATAATTGCGGGTTCATTTCTCCCAAACCTTTATATCTTTGGACATTAATACCCTTTTCATCGCCACCTTTATCTTTTGTGAATTTTGCAACTACTTTATCTTTTTCCTCTTCATTATAAAGAAAAACCGATTCTTTTCCTTTTTGGACTTTAAAAAGCGGCGGCTGGGCAATATATAAATGCCCATTTTCGATTATTTGCGGAAAATATCTGTAAAACAATGTCAAAAGCAAGGTTCTAATATGCGCGCCGTCAACATCAGCATCAGTCATAATCACAATCTTATGGTAGCGAAGATTGGAAATGTCAAACTCTTCGGCAATCGCAGTTCCTAAAGCAATAATTAATGCTTTTACTTCCTTTGATTCCAAGATTTTGTCAAGGCGAGTTCTTTCAACATTTAAAATTTTTCCGCGCAGAGGTAGAATTGCTTGAAATCTCCTGTCTCTCCCTTGCTTGGCCGAACCGCCTGCGCTATCACCCTCAACTATGAACAACTCTGAATTCTCTGGTTCTCTAGATGAACAATCGGCAAGCTTACCAGGCAAGGTCATTCCATCTAGAATCCCCTTCCTAATAACCGTATCTCTAGCTGCCCTAGCAGCTTTTCTGGCTTTCTGAGCCAAGATGCATTTTCCCAAAATCTGGCGCGCATCATTGGGGTTTTTTTCCAGCCATTCCTCAAAAGCATCGGCAAAAACCGCTTCAACTATTGTTCTGGCATCAGGATTTCCCAATTTCGCTTTTGTCTGACCCTCAAACTGCGGTTCCGGCAATTTAACACTGACCACTGTGGTCAGGCCGTCGCGGACATCATCTCCGCTTAAATTTGCTTCATCGTTTTTAATAAAACCGTTCTTTCTGGAATAATTATTTAATGCTCTGGTTAATGCGCTTCTGAATCCTGTCAAATGCATTCCTCCTTCGCCAGTATGAATATTATTGGCAAAGCTTACTTCCAATGGCTGGATATCGTCAGTATATTGGAGCGCGATTTCTACTAAAATATTTTCTTTTTCTCTTTCAACATAAAAAATGTTCGGATGGATTGTTTTTTGGTTTCTATTTAAATGCTTGATGTAGGAAATTAGTCCTCCTTCAAAACAAAATGTATGTGTACGAAATCCATTTTTGGTTTTGGAATTATCCTCGTTTCTCTGGTCAATGACTATAATTTTTACTCCCTTGGTTAAATATGCCTGCTGCCGCAAGTGGTCTAAGATTGTATTCCAATTGAATTCTGTAATCGTAAATACTTCTGTGTCCGGCTCAAATATTATATTGGTTCCTGAACCTTCGCATTTGCCGTCCTTAACAACTTTTGTTTTCGGTTTTCCCTGAGAATATTCCTGGGTGTAAATGTAGCCGCCGCGGCATATTTCCGCCCTCATCCATTTCGACAAAGCGCAAACAACAGAGACGCCGACGCCGTGCAGGCCACCAGCAATCTTGTATGATTGTCCGCCGAATTTTCCTCCGGCATGCAAAGTGGTCATAACTGTTTCCAGCGCCGATTTCTTTGTATGAGTATGGATATCAACCGGGATACCGCGCCCATTATCAGTAACAGCAATTCTATTATTGGGCAATAATGTTATACCGATATCAGTGCAAAAGCCAGCCATTGCTTCATCTAGGCTGTTGTCGACTACTTCCCAAATTAAATGGTGCAAGCCCTCGACTCCTGTTGAACCAATATACATTCCCGGTCTTTTTCGCACTGGCTCCAAACCCTCCAGCACATAAATATCTTTGGCATCATAACCGGTCGATGTTTCCTCCGGCACATCGCCGGCGGATTTTGTCTTTCTGACGCCCTTCTCTTTTTTTGTTTTTGGCATTTTATTTCCTTACTTTCCAATTATTATTTTCCTCAAGTTTCTTGATTATATTTCTCTGAATTTTATTCACTTCTTCATCTTTCAGAGTTTTTTCGTATGACTGATAGACAATATGGAATGCCAGATTCTTTTTGTCTTTGGG
This window harbors:
- the rplK gene encoding 50S ribosomal protein L11, yielding MAKEIKTIVKIQLPAGGANPAPPVGTILGPHGLNLQDFCSKFNEATKEKVGDIIPAEITIYTDRTFEFKLKTSPAADLLKKAANIEKGSGVPQKDKVGKVTKQQIKEIAEKKMEDLNANDIEAAMKIIEGTAKNMGIEIKD
- the nusG gene encoding transcription termination/antitermination protein NusG translates to MPKQETTGERHWYAIHTYPASEDTVAYNLKQRIESLGMGNRIFNVVVPKERKIKIKSGKRHEIEEKLFPNYVFVEMVVTDDSWYVVRNTPRVTGFIGSGITPVPVSDEEIKKILKQENQGEATYKIDVEVGDIVKITDGPFKDFEGKINEVDHDKGKVKVLVNMFGRETPVELDYLQVKKI
- the secE gene encoding preprotein translocase subunit SecE, which encodes MAILKNMSIFSKITNYLKEVRIELKKVNMPTRQETTKYTLIVIGLSFVVAVFLGGFDFLFTWIVSNFLL
- the gyrB gene encoding DNA topoisomerase (ATP-hydrolyzing) subunit B; amino-acid sequence: MPKTKKEKGVRKTKSAGDVPEETSTGYDAKDIYVLEGLEPVRKRPGMYIGSTGVEGLHHLIWEVVDNSLDEAMAGFCTDIGITLLPNNRIAVTDNGRGIPVDIHTHTKKSALETVMTTLHAGGKFGGQSYKIAGGLHGVGVSVVCALSKWMRAEICRGGYIYTQEYSQGKPKTKVVKDGKCEGSGTNIIFEPDTEVFTITEFNWNTILDHLRQQAYLTKGVKIIVIDQRNEDNSKTKNGFRTHTFCFEGGLISYIKHLNRNQKTIHPNIFYVEREKENILVEIALQYTDDIQPLEVSFANNIHTGEGGMHLTGFRSALTRALNNYSRKNGFIKNDEANLSGDDVRDGLTTVVSVKLPEPQFEGQTKAKLGNPDARTIVEAVFADAFEEWLEKNPNDARQILGKCILAQKARKAARAARDTVIRKGILDGMTLPGKLADCSSREPENSELFIVEGDSAGGSAKQGRDRRFQAILPLRGKILNVERTRLDKILESKEVKALIIALGTAIAEEFDISNLRYHKIVIMTDADVDGAHIRTLLLTLFYRYFPQIIENGHLYIAQPPLFKVQKGKESVFLYNEEEKDKVVAKFTKDKGGDEKGINVQRYKGLGEMNPQLLWDTTMDPQKRMMKKVRVADAEEADRIFDILMGSEVPPRKKFIQTHAKNVRNLDI